Proteins encoded in a region of the Orenia metallireducens genome:
- the lspA gene encoding signal peptidase II codes for MIIFIIFLATVVLDQVTKYLVLDNFNLGESIPIIQNIFHLTYVQNRGAAFGILQNQLPFFIIITLAVLALLFYFYRQLPLGSSWNKIALGMALGGTIGNFIDRVRLGFVVDFFDFRVWPVFNIADSAIVISVIIFSYWILIVDQGEE; via the coding sequence ATGATTATTTTTATCATATTTTTAGCAACTGTAGTTTTAGACCAAGTTACAAAGTATTTGGTCTTAGATAATTTTAATTTAGGAGAATCTATACCAATCATTCAGAATATCTTTCATTTAACTTATGTACAGAATAGAGGGGCTGCATTTGGAATTTTACAGAACCAATTACCTTTCTTTATAATCATTACTTTAGCAGTATTAGCATTATTATTTTATTTTTATCGCCAATTACCATTAGGAAGTAGCTGGAATAAGATTGCTTTAGGGATGGCTTTAGGTGGTACTATCGGTAACTTTATTGACAGAGTCAGGTTGGGATTTGTAGTTGATTTTTTTGATTTTAGAGTTTGGCCTGTCTTCAATATTGCAGATTCAGCAATTGTAATCTCAGTAATAATCTTTAGTTATTGGATTTTAATTGTTGACCAAGGGGAAGAATAG
- a CDS encoding dihydroorotase has translation MSKLLLKGGKIIDSVQGSKTGDILIIDNKIAKIGKDLVAEDAKIINVKGKVISPGLIDIHVHLREPGFEHKETIETGTKSAAKGGFTSVACMPNTDPVIDNQTLVEGLLSIAKRDGVVNVYPIGAITKGSRGKELAEIANMREAGIVAISDDGHPVMNAEMMRLALDYSKDFDLTIISHCEDKNLAGDGVVNQGYYSTITGLNPISSSSESVMVGREILLAEETGAKVHIAHISTKESVELVRQAKKRGVKVTCEVTPHHFTLTDEVITSFDTNTKMNPPLRSVEDVEAIKEGLKDGTIDVIATDHAPHAEEEKDVEYNYAPFGIVGLETALGLVITELVEPGILTLEDAIAKLTINPAKVIGVDKGKLEVGKDADITIIDIDNEWEVKTEELVSKSKNTPFVGFNLKGRAVMTIVGGKIVYSSDK, from the coding sequence ATGAGTAAACTATTATTAAAGGGCGGAAAAATAATAGATTCAGTTCAAGGAAGTAAAACAGGAGATATCTTAATTATTGATAATAAGATAGCTAAGATAGGAAAGGATTTAGTAGCAGAAGATGCTAAGATAATTAACGTAAAGGGTAAGGTAATATCACCAGGATTGATTGATATCCATGTCCATTTAAGAGAGCCAGGTTTTGAACATAAAGAGACCATTGAGACAGGAACAAAATCGGCTGCTAAGGGTGGCTTTACCTCAGTTGCTTGTATGCCAAATACAGACCCAGTGATTGATAATCAGACTTTGGTAGAAGGACTATTATCGATAGCAAAACGGGATGGAGTAGTGAATGTCTATCCAATTGGAGCGATTACCAAAGGAAGTAGAGGCAAAGAGTTGGCTGAGATTGCTAATATGAGAGAGGCAGGGATAGTAGCAATCTCTGATGATGGGCATCCAGTAATGAATGCTGAGATGATGAGATTAGCTTTAGATTATAGCAAGGACTTTGATTTAACGATAATCTCCCATTGTGAGGATAAGAACTTAGCAGGTGATGGAGTTGTTAATCAGGGATACTATTCAACAATAACTGGCTTAAATCCAATTTCAAGCTCTTCTGAGAGTGTAATGGTAGGACGAGAAATACTATTAGCAGAAGAGACTGGAGCTAAGGTTCATATCGCCCATATCAGTACTAAAGAGAGTGTAGAGTTAGTAAGGCAGGCCAAAAAAAGAGGGGTAAAGGTAACTTGTGAGGTAACACCACATCACTTTACCTTAACAGATGAGGTAATTACTAGTTTTGATACTAATACTAAGATGAATCCACCATTGAGAAGTGTAGAGGATGTGGAGGCTATTAAAGAGGGATTAAAGGATGGAACGATTGATGTAATTGCAACTGACCATGCCCCTCATGCTGAGGAAGAGAAGGATGTAGAGTATAATTATGCTCCTTTTGGAATAGTTGGTTTGGAGACAGCTTTGGGCTTAGTAATAACTGAGTTGGTAGAGCCAGGAATTCTGACTTTAGAGGATGCAATTGCTAAGCTAACTATTAATCCTGCTAAGGTAATCGGAGTTGATAAAGGTAAGTTAGAGGTTGGCAAAGATGCTGACATTACTATTATAGATATAGATAATGAATGGGAAGTAAAAACTGAAGAATTAGTATCTAAGAGCAAGAATACACCCTTTGTAGGATTTAACTTAAAAGGAAGAGCAGTGATGACCATTGTAGGTGGAAAGATAGTTTATAGTAGTGACAAGTAA
- the pyrR gene encoding bifunctional pyr operon transcriptional regulator/uracil phosphoribosyltransferase PyrR, whose protein sequence is MELKVKKELIDSDGIRRALTRISHEIIEKNEGLEDVIIIGIRTRGVPLAQRIVSKLEEIEGKKVPKGILDITLYRDDLTTIANQPIVHQTEIPVDITDKKVILVDDVLYTGRTVRSALDALMDLGRPKSIQLAILVDRGHRELPIRADFVGKNLPTSKSEVISVNLKEVDGKDGVILKEYNK, encoded by the coding sequence ATGGAGTTAAAAGTAAAAAAGGAATTGATAGATAGTGATGGGATTAGACGTGCTTTGACCCGTATCTCCCATGAGATAATTGAAAAGAATGAAGGGTTAGAAGATGTTATAATCATTGGAATTAGAACTCGTGGAGTTCCTCTAGCCCAAAGGATTGTTAGTAAGTTAGAAGAGATTGAAGGAAAGAAGGTTCCTAAAGGTATCTTAGATATTACTTTATATCGTGATGATTTGACTACTATTGCTAATCAGCCTATCGTTCATCAGACAGAAATTCCTGTAGATATCACTGATAAGAAGGTCATTTTAGTAGATGATGTACTTTATACTGGTAGAACTGTCCGCTCTGCTTTAGATGCTTTAATGGATTTAGGTAGACCTAAGAGTATACAATTAGCTATCCTAGTAGATAGAGGTCATCGTGAACTTCCCATTAGAGCTGATTTTGTTGGAAAGAATCTACCTACATCCAAGTCTGAAGTAATTAGTGTTAATCTTAAAGAGGTAGATGGTAAAGATGGAGTAATTTTAAAAGAGTATAATAAGTAA
- a CDS encoding sensor histidine kinase, translating to MAKQELELQYTKLKLKEDKIKELRIQRHDFRNELQTIYTMLQLDRVKEAKDYIKGTYLDLDKVDSDLEEDNIIHSVFMSKKKEAEDKGVDFELLLDSDLSNVAMPLNKVLKILFNLIDNAFDVLVKLPRKERKLTVSLFDKGNGIDIIIHNNGPAISQSLLNNIFEPGYSTKGEGRGFGLYIVKTLLEEYDGKIDVESKEGIGTKFICNLPKI from the coding sequence TTGGCTAAACAGGAGTTAGAATTACAGTATACTAAGTTAAAACTGAAAGAGGATAAGATTAAGGAGCTTAGAATACAGCGCCATGACTTTAGGAATGAATTACAGACTATATATACAATGTTGCAATTAGATAGGGTCAAAGAGGCTAAAGATTATATTAAAGGTACCTATTTAGATTTAGATAAGGTGGATTCAGATTTAGAGGAAGATAATATTATACATAGTGTCTTTATGTCTAAAAAGAAGGAAGCTGAAGACAAGGGGGTTGATTTTGAACTATTACTTGATAGTGATTTATCAAATGTTGCCATGCCATTAAATAAGGTCTTAAAGATATTATTTAATTTAATAGATAATGCTTTTGATGTCTTGGTTAAACTGCCTAGGAAGGAACGAAAGTTAACAGTTTCATTGTTTGATAAAGGAAATGGTATTGATATTATTATCCATAATAATGGTCCTGCTATCTCTCAAAGTCTTTTAAATAATATCTTTGAGCCAGGCTATTCTACTAAAGGAGAAGGTAGAGGCTTTGGTTTGTATATAGTTAAGACCTTATTAGAAGAGTATGATGGTAAGATTGATGTCGAAAGTAAAGAAGGAATTGGTACAAAATTTATCTGTAACTTGCCTAAAATATAA
- a CDS encoding RluA family pseudouridine synthase, which translates to MRDKREFVIEADYTNKRVDKFLSKNNDDLSRSYLQELIDDDKVLVNGSPVKKSYKLALGDKLELLVPEPEELEVKAENIPLDIIYEDDDIIVINKQPNLVVHPAPGNEDGTLVNALLYHCDNLSGINGVIRPGIVHRLDKDTSGAMVVAKNDEAHLNLTEQFKERDTKKVYLTLVEGKVKYKKGKIDAAIGRDPKNRKKMAVTSKNSKKAVSTFKVLKRYTKHSLVEVNLETGRTHQIRLHMDYMGHPVVGDELYGYNQKTLDVKRQMLHSHLLGFYHPRTGEWVEFEAPLLDDMREVLDSLE; encoded by the coding sequence ATGAGGGATAAACGAGAATTTGTAATTGAAGCTGATTATACTAATAAAAGAGTAGATAAATTTTTATCTAAGAATAATGATGACTTATCAAGAAGTTATTTACAAGAGTTAATTGATGATGATAAGGTTTTAGTCAACGGAAGTCCTGTTAAAAAGAGTTATAAGTTAGCATTAGGTGATAAGCTAGAGTTACTTGTCCCAGAACCTGAAGAGTTGGAAGTAAAGGCTGAAAATATTCCTTTAGATATTATCTATGAGGATGATGATATAATTGTTATCAATAAACAACCTAATTTGGTGGTTCATCCTGCACCTGGTAATGAAGATGGTACTTTAGTTAACGCATTATTATACCATTGTGATAACCTATCAGGAATTAATGGGGTAATTAGACCAGGAATTGTACACAGACTAGATAAGGATACCTCTGGAGCAATGGTGGTTGCTAAAAATGATGAAGCTCATCTTAATTTAACAGAGCAATTTAAAGAGCGGGATACTAAAAAGGTATACTTGACTTTGGTAGAAGGAAAAGTTAAGTATAAAAAAGGTAAGATAGATGCTGCTATTGGACGTGATCCTAAAAATAGAAAGAAGATGGCTGTTACCAGTAAAAATAGTAAGAAAGCAGTCTCTACATTTAAAGTCCTTAAACGTTATACTAAACACTCACTGGTAGAGGTCAATTTGGAGACAGGAAGAACCCATCAGATTCGTCTACATATGGATTATATGGGGCATCCAGTTGTTGGTGATGAGCTATATGGATATAATCAAAAGACTTTAGATGTGAAACGGCAGATGTTACATTCTCATCTATTAGGTTTTTATCACCCAAGAACAGGAGAATGGGTTGAGTTTGAAGCACCTTTATTAGATGATATGAGAGAAGTTTTAGATAGTCTTGAATAA
- a CDS encoding uracil-xanthine permease family protein, which produces MVKERLAKDNITLSKGLILAIQHLFAMFGSTVLVPTLTGLNPAVALFTSGVGTLIFHLITKGQVPAYLGSSFAFIGPIIAAQEGYGLPAALLGCFVAGLIYIVMSAVIHKIGTDFIDNYLPPVVVGPVIMTIGLGLAPVAKDMAMTHLPTAIFTLAVTIGVSVLGRGIFKVIPILLGIISGYIFASFNGLVDLSAVKAASWFALPEFNSIFALDSWGAGISAIALIAPVAIVTMVEHLGDVLALSKTVNKNFIEEPGLHRTLLGDGVATAFASLAGGPPNTTYGENIGVLALTGVHNPVIVEMAAVIVLAMSFIQKIGALIQTIPQAVMGGIVILLFGMIASIGLRTLIDNKVDLSINRNLVIVSTILVIGISGIPLTIDFIAISKFLHLDNVAIIQTIVNQIKVLEFQGMGLAAMVGIALNILLPRIKKSSNKKVKREDVA; this is translated from the coding sequence ATGGTTAAAGAAAGGTTAGCAAAAGATAATATAACTTTATCTAAAGGTTTAATATTGGCAATACAGCATCTATTTGCAATGTTTGGTTCTACAGTATTGGTTCCAACCTTGACTGGTTTAAATCCAGCTGTAGCTCTGTTTACTTCTGGAGTTGGAACTTTGATCTTTCATCTAATTACTAAGGGGCAAGTACCTGCTTACTTAGGTTCTTCATTTGCATTTATCGGCCCAATCATTGCAGCCCAAGAAGGTTATGGTTTACCAGCAGCTTTACTTGGTTGTTTTGTGGCAGGTCTAATTTATATTGTGATGTCAGCTGTAATTCATAAGATTGGAACAGATTTTATCGATAATTATTTACCACCTGTAGTAGTAGGTCCTGTAATTATGACTATCGGGTTAGGCTTAGCTCCAGTAGCTAAAGATATGGCAATGACTCACCTACCAACAGCAATCTTTACTTTGGCAGTGACTATTGGAGTAAGTGTCTTAGGAAGAGGAATCTTTAAAGTAATTCCAATTTTACTGGGGATTATCAGTGGATATATCTTTGCATCCTTTAATGGTTTAGTAGATCTTTCAGCAGTAAAAGCAGCTAGTTGGTTTGCCCTACCAGAGTTTAATTCAATCTTTGCTTTAGATTCTTGGGGAGCAGGTATTTCAGCTATCGCTTTAATTGCTCCAGTAGCAATTGTAACTATGGTAGAGCATTTGGGAGATGTTCTAGCATTATCCAAAACTGTAAACAAGAACTTTATTGAAGAGCCAGGATTGCATAGAACATTATTAGGTGATGGAGTTGCTACAGCCTTTGCTTCTTTAGCAGGAGGTCCACCTAATACAACTTATGGAGAGAATATAGGGGTATTGGCTTTAACAGGGGTTCATAACCCAGTGATTGTAGAGATGGCAGCAGTGATAGTTTTGGCTATGAGTTTTATTCAAAAGATAGGTGCTTTGATTCAGACCATTCCTCAAGCTGTAATGGGTGGAATTGTAATCTTACTCTTTGGAATGATAGCATCTATTGGACTTAGAACTTTAATAGATAACAAGGTTGATTTGAGTATAAATAGAAATCTAGTTATTGTTTCAACAATCTTAGTTATTGGAATCAGTGGAATACCTTTAACAATAGATTTTATAGCTATATCTAAGTTTTTACACTTAGATAATGTAGCGATAATTCAGACTATTGTAAATCAGATTAAAGTGTTAGAATTTCAAGGGATGGGCTTAGCAGCTATGGTTGGTATAGCACTTAACATCCTATTACCTAGAATTAAAAAGTCATCTAATAAAAAAGTTAAAAGAGAAGATGTAGCTTAA
- a CDS encoding TraR/DksA C4-type zinc finger protein: MQDLDYYKKKLLWEKQSMLHQIGEVDDKGYEGLGHSLRYSTGELSFYDNHPADQGTNTFDRAKDIGIRGNAQLILQMIDDALDKIETGQYGHCDSCGKEINPERLEAMPYSTFCFDCKSKSELRIGTNGHNSRPIEENAIDSLHNGNPFAMNDDIGATGGESKDYNGYDGEDAWQDVAQYGTSNTPSDILGAVNYDDTYIDADEDQGLVDWGDEIMDKSLGDGEVIDKDDQLTGQRQKRRRKEWE; encoded by the coding sequence ATGCAAGATTTAGACTACTATAAGAAGAAGTTATTATGGGAAAAACAGAGTATGTTGCATCAGATAGGTGAGGTTGATGACAAAGGATATGAAGGCTTAGGTCATAGCTTAAGATATTCAACAGGAGAATTATCCTTTTATGATAATCATCCTGCCGATCAGGGTACTAATACTTTTGATAGGGCTAAAGATATTGGTATACGTGGTAATGCTCAATTGATATTGCAGATGATCGATGATGCTCTAGATAAGATTGAAACAGGGCAGTATGGTCATTGTGACTCTTGTGGTAAAGAGATTAATCCCGAGAGATTAGAGGCTATGCCATATAGTACCTTCTGCTTTGACTGTAAGTCCAAAAGTGAATTAAGAATTGGTACAAATGGACACAATTCACGACCAATTGAAGAAAATGCTATAGACTCTCTTCATAATGGAAACCCATTTGCTATGAATGATGATATTGGAGCTACTGGTGGAGAGTCTAAAGATTATAATGGCTATGATGGTGAAGATGCTTGGCAGGATGTAGCACAATATGGTACATCTAATACCCCCTCAGACATTCTTGGAGCAGTCAATTATGATGACACTTATATTGATGCTGATGAAGACCAAGGACTGGTCGATTGGGGTGATGAAATTATGGATAAAAGTTTGGGTGATGGTGAAGTCATAGATAAAGATGATCAGCTCACAGGTCAAAGGCAGAAGAGAAGAAGAAAAGAATGGGAGTAA
- a CDS encoding aspartate carbamoyltransferase catalytic subunit, producing the protein MGLKDKDLLGLENISKSEIELILETAKSMKDILKRPIKKVPTLRGKLIVNLFYEPSTRTSSSFGLAAKSLSADTMNLSVKSSSVTKGESLVDTAKTLKALGADAVVIRHGIPGSAKLLAETIDMPVLNAGDGAHEHPTQALLDMYTIKEKRGKIEGQKVAIVGDIKHSRVARSNIWGLTKLGAEVRLIGPSTLIPVGIEQMGVKVYNNLEEGIEGVDVINLLRIQRERQDKGYFPTIREYTKRYGLRKEHLKLAKNDVTVMHPGPINRGIEISSDLAYGEEAVIEEQVTNGVAIRMSLLYLLLGGSRNE; encoded by the coding sequence ATGGGATTGAAAGATAAAGATTTATTAGGGTTAGAAAATATCAGTAAATCAGAAATAGAGCTAATTTTAGAGACTGCAAAATCGATGAAAGATATCTTAAAGAGACCAATTAAAAAGGTTCCTACCTTGAGGGGGAAGTTGATCGTTAATCTCTTTTATGAGCCAAGTACAAGGACAAGCTCATCCTTTGGGCTAGCTGCTAAGAGTTTAAGTGCTGATACCATGAACTTGTCAGTTAAGAGTAGTAGTGTAACTAAAGGAGAGAGCTTGGTTGATACAGCTAAGACATTAAAGGCTTTAGGAGCAGATGCAGTAGTAATTCGCCATGGAATACCAGGATCAGCAAAATTATTAGCTGAAACTATAGATATGCCGGTCTTGAATGCTGGAGATGGTGCCCATGAACATCCCACTCAGGCTTTATTAGATATGTATACTATTAAAGAGAAAAGGGGTAAGATAGAAGGGCAGAAGGTTGCTATTGTAGGTGATATCAAGCATAGTCGAGTAGCACGCTCAAATATTTGGGGATTGACCAAATTAGGTGCTGAGGTAAGATTGATTGGACCAAGTACTCTAATTCCAGTTGGAATAGAACAGATGGGAGTTAAAGTCTATAATAATTTAGAAGAGGGGATAGAAGGTGTAGATGTAATCAATCTACTGAGAATACAGAGAGAACGCCAGGATAAAGGATATTTCCCTACTATTAGAGAGTATACTAAGCGTTATGGATTAAGAAAGGAACATCTGAAATTAGCTAAAAATGATGTAACTGTAATGCATCCAGGACCGATCAATCGTGGAATTGAAATCTCTTCAGATTTAGCTTATGGTGAGGAAGCAGTAATCGAAGAACAGGTAACCAATGGCGTTGCTATCAGAATGTCTTTACTATATCTCTTATTAGGAGGAAGTAGAAATGAGTAA
- the pyrF gene encoding orotidine-5'-phosphate decarboxylase, with the protein MNFADRLMEKVDEKRSHVCVGLDPRLDQIPTEITDKAVAEYGTTLEAVYHSILEFNQGIIDAVADYAPIVKPQMAFYEQYGHWGVKAFEKTVAYAKESGLLIINDAKRNDIGSTAQAYADGHLGSPKFWDEQKLESNSDSLTVTPYLGSDGINPFVETCSDYDKGIFVLVKTSNPSSHELQDLESEGVKIYEKIAQLVSKWGEEVIGKRGYSAVGAVVGATYPEEAAKLREIMKNSYFLVPGYGAQGGTAADVIPAFNGDGYGAIINSSRGIIFAYQQDRYSDDYQEAAREAIIEMREAINQALAKAGKISW; encoded by the coding sequence ATGAATTTTGCTGATAGATTGATGGAGAAGGTAGATGAGAAGAGAAGCCATGTTTGTGTAGGTTTAGATCCGAGGTTAGATCAGATTCCTACAGAGATTACAGATAAAGCAGTTGCTGAATATGGAACTACATTAGAAGCGGTTTATCATTCAATTTTAGAGTTCAATCAAGGGATTATCGATGCAGTTGCTGATTATGCTCCAATAGTTAAGCCACAGATGGCTTTTTATGAGCAGTATGGGCACTGGGGTGTTAAGGCTTTTGAAAAGACAGTAGCTTATGCTAAAGAATCTGGTTTGCTAATTATTAATGATGCTAAGAGAAATGATATTGGTTCAACGGCTCAGGCTTATGCTGATGGTCATTTAGGAAGTCCTAAGTTCTGGGATGAGCAGAAATTAGAGAGTAATTCTGACTCTTTAACAGTAACACCTTATCTAGGTTCTGATGGAATCAATCCTTTTGTAGAGACTTGTAGTGATTATGATAAAGGAATCTTTGTACTGGTTAAGACTTCAAATCCTTCCTCCCATGAGCTACAGGATTTAGAGAGCGAAGGAGTCAAGATTTATGAAAAGATAGCTCAATTGGTAAGTAAGTGGGGAGAAGAGGTAATCGGTAAAAGAGGATATAGTGCTGTTGGTGCAGTAGTAGGTGCTACCTATCCAGAGGAGGCAGCAAAATTAAGAGAGATAATGAAAAATAGCTACTTTTTAGTACCTGGCTATGGAGCTCAAGGTGGAACTGCTGCTGATGTAATCCCTGCTTTTAATGGTGATGGTTACGGAGCAATAATTAATTCTTCACGGGGGATTATATTTGCCTATCAACAAGATAGATATAGTGATGATTATCAAGAGGCTGCTAGAGAAGCTATTATTGAGATGAGAGAGGCTATTAATCAGGCTTTAGCAAAGGCAGGAAAAATATCTTGGTAA
- the carA gene encoding glutamine-hydrolyzing carbamoyl-phosphate synthase small subunit, whose product MKAKLVLEDGTVFNGISFGAEIEASGEIVFNTSMTGYQEILTDPSYKGEIVTMTYPLIGNYGINDEDIESYMAHVNGFIVKEFCTEPSNWRKQSKIEEYLKENNIVGIAGIDTRALTKLLRIEGTMKGIITTEDIPEEELIQRAKEAPGLSGRDLVSEVTTKEVYTVGEGNRYKVALIDCGGKKNIVRSLVGRDCEVTVVPATTKAEEILSYNPDGIMLSNGPGDPQDASYVVKTVKELLGKKPIFGICLGHQILGLACGADTYKLKFGHRGANHPVKDLATNRVYITSQNHGFAIKEDSVKDLDIEVTHINVNDGTVEGIKHKELPAFSVQYHPEASPGPEDSHYLFDRFINLMNN is encoded by the coding sequence ATGAAAGCAAAATTAGTTTTAGAAGACGGAACGGTTTTTAATGGAATCAGTTTTGGAGCAGAGATAGAGGCTAGTGGTGAGATTGTATTTAATACAAGTATGACAGGCTATCAAGAGATTTTAACTGACCCATCTTACAAGGGTGAGATAGTAACAATGACATATCCCTTAATCGGAAATTATGGGATTAATGATGAAGATATAGAGTCTTATATGGCACATGTTAATGGATTTATAGTTAAGGAGTTCTGTACAGAGCCAAGTAACTGGCGAAAGCAGAGTAAAATAGAAGAGTATTTAAAAGAGAATAACATTGTTGGAATAGCAGGAATTGATACTAGAGCATTAACTAAATTATTAAGAATTGAAGGAACAATGAAAGGAATTATCACTACTGAGGATATTCCAGAGGAGGAATTAATCCAAAGAGCCAAAGAGGCACCAGGGTTATCTGGTAGAGACTTAGTTAGTGAGGTAACAACTAAAGAGGTTTATACAGTGGGTGAAGGAAATCGATACAAGGTAGCTTTAATAGATTGTGGAGGTAAGAAGAATATAGTTCGTTCTTTGGTAGGGCGTGATTGTGAAGTAACTGTAGTGCCAGCTACTACTAAAGCAGAAGAGATCTTAAGCTACAATCCAGATGGGATTATGTTATCAAATGGACCTGGAGATCCTCAAGATGCTTCTTATGTAGTTAAGACAGTTAAGGAGTTACTTGGTAAGAAGCCTATCTTTGGAATCTGCTTAGGTCATCAAATCTTAGGTTTGGCCTGTGGAGCAGATACTTATAAATTGAAATTTGGACATCGTGGAGCAAATCATCCAGTTAAGGACTTAGCAACAAATCGAGTTTATATCACCTCTCAAAACCATGGTTTTGCTATCAAGGAGGATTCTGTTAAAGATCTTGATATAGAGGTTACTCATATTAATGTCAATGATGGAACTGTAGAAGGGATTAAGCATAAAGAATTACCAGCTTTCTCAGTACAATATCACCCTGAAGCATCACCAGGACCAGAGGATTCACATTATTTATTCGATAGATTTATCAATCTAATGAATAATTAA
- a CDS encoding sensor histidine kinase: MVDGTKGQRFNYVNLILTLILSINLLLTFWEGSNSLFGGSNYLSGILIEILFAFICWNIFAILINKAAYNRKLFFLLVLDTLLLISIIILKYSLGFFQLEGELFEFSYHLYYFLKGALYLYFFKVTFGKNPFKSNLGKEESEVNQLELNSYKRDIKRLKMERHDFKNQLQVIYTMLELDKVDKVKNYLKELCSDLEEVKESLVEDSLLPVVLLPKREEARRAGIDFEVKSTANLEQIALPQKKLFRILFNLIDNALDVLDKSSQDNKFIGVKLLDKQNRIDLVVQNNGPTIPQSLLASIFEAGYSTKGEDRGFGLYIVKSLLEEYGGKINVTTKEDFITEFICTLPKVQRT; the protein is encoded by the coding sequence ATGGTAGATGGGACAAAGGGACAGAGATTTAATTATGTAAACTTGATATTGACTTTAATATTGAGTATTAATTTATTACTGACATTCTGGGAAGGTTCCAATTCTCTCTTTGGTGGAAGTAATTATTTGAGTGGAATATTGATAGAAATCCTATTTGCTTTTATTTGTTGGAATATATTTGCTATATTAATAAATAAAGCTGCCTATAATAGAAAGTTATTCTTTTTGTTGGTGCTAGATACTCTATTGTTGATAAGTATAATTATTTTAAAGTACTCTTTAGGATTCTTTCAACTAGAAGGAGAGTTATTTGAGTTTAGTTATCATCTTTATTATTTCTTGAAAGGAGCATTATATCTATATTTTTTTAAAGTTACATTTGGTAAAAATCCCTTTAAAAGTAACTTAGGTAAAGAAGAATCTGAGGTCAATCAGCTAGAATTGAACTCATATAAGAGGGATATTAAGAGATTAAAGATGGAAAGGCATGACTTTAAAAATCAATTACAGGTTATTTATACTATGTTAGAGTTGGATAAGGTCGATAAGGTAAAAAACTACTTAAAAGAGTTATGCTCTGATTTAGAGGAGGTTAAAGAGAGTTTGGTAGAGGATTCTTTATTACCTGTGGTATTATTACCTAAAAGAGAAGAAGCTAGACGAGCCGGAATAGATTTTGAGGTTAAATCGACTGCTAATTTAGAGCAGATTGCTCTACCACAGAAGAAACTCTTTAGAATATTATTCAATTTAATAGATAATGCTCTAGATGTCTTGGACAAATCTTCACAAGATAATAAGTTTATTGGGGTTAAATTATTAGATAAACAAAATAGGATAGATTTGGTTGTACAAAATAATGGACCTACTATTCCACAGAGTCTATTAGCTAGTATCTTTGAGGCGGGGTACTCTACTAAAGGTGAAGATAGAGGATTTGGTCTCTATATAGTTAAGAGCTTATTAGAAGAGTATGGGGGCAAGATTAATGTTACAACTAAGGAGGATTTTATAACAGAATTTATCTGTACCTTGCCTAAGGTTCAGAGGACCTAA